From a single Miscanthus floridulus cultivar M001 chromosome 8, ASM1932011v1, whole genome shotgun sequence genomic region:
- the LOC136475414 gene encoding uncharacterized protein, whose product MKSGMKSLDSTGRCGPVSNQKAQKLMDDYFAAVKRIECANEEDGDGADMEVDGHEVEQQQYLNEKALYDVSSGAPRKHGRLAIAHGAVKYSDVRAAGRERSVRPSNSATTQNISREMEELRRANGRLEQENRDKDNALQQSNVLVGLVLATGSSHAASESDNNANDVCHTNEDLHAVNIGNNQGSDNNGDHASII is encoded by the exons ATGAAATCTGGCATGAAAAGCTTGGATAGCACTGGTAGATGTGGTCCAGTCAGTAACCAGAAAGCACAGAAACTCATG GATGACTACTTTGCTGCTGTTAAGAGGATAGAATGTGCAAACGAAGAGGATGGAGACGGTGCAGACATGGAAGTGGATGGGCATGAGGTTGAGCAACAACAATATTTAAATGAGAAGGCGCTATATGATGTGTCTAGTGGTGCCCCGAGAAAGCATGGGCGTCTTGCCATAGCACATGGTGCGGTTAAGTATTCAGATGTGAGGGCAGCCGGAAGGGAAAGAAGCGTCCGTCCATCAAATTCAGCGACTACGCAAAACATATCTCGTGAAATGGAAGAGCTACGTCGTGCAAATGGAAGGCTAGAACAAGAGAATCGTGACAAGGACAATGCACTGCAGCAAAGCAACGTTCTTGTAGGCTTGGTACTG GCAACTGGTTCTTCTCATGCTGCCTCAGAATCTGACAACAATGCTAATGATGTTTGCCACACCAATGAGGATCTCCATGCTGTAAACATTGGCAACAATCAAGGTTCCGACAACAATGGAGATCATGCATCGATAATCTGA